ACCATTGAGATTACTTTTGAGGTTTTTCAAGCGAGCCATTTCGTTGGGAAGGCTTGACAAATAATTGCGGCTCAAATCGAGTACTCTAAGACGTGAAAGGCTACCGATTTCGGTGGGCAAATTGCTGATTTGGTTGTTCGCCAAATACAATTCTTGGAGTTGCTGCAATTTTCCGATGATGGTTGGTAGTGTGTTGAGTTTATTGTTTTCGACATCCAACAATTGCAGTTCGTTCAACTCTCCTATTGCAGCAGGTAGTTTGTTGATACTGTTTCCATTGAGGTAAAATTTCTCTAACTGCTTCAATTGTCCAATGGATTCGTGCAGAGCTGCTAATTTATTGGAATTGAGATATAATTCTCTTAGCTGAGTCAATTGCTTGATAGCTTTGGGAAGTCCCGTCAAGCGGTTTTTTCCCAAATCAATACGTTGAAGGTGTTGCAGCTGGCCCATTTCACGTGGAAGGCTGCTAATTTGATTGTCGCTGAGATCGAGTTCGGTCAAATGGGTAAGCTGTGCAATCGTTTTGGGGATAAGGAGTATTTGATTGTTACTCGCATCTAATTTTTGCAGTTGGGTAAGTTTGCAGATGTCATTTGACAAAACAGTAAGGCAATTGTTTTGGATATACAATTCCTTCAATTGCCGCAATTCAAATAATTCTGGCGGCAATTGTGTCAAACCCAAACTGCTTAGGTGAAGAACCGTAGCCTTACTATTTGCTACGGCTTCAATTTTGTCAACGGCCTCTTGATAGCGTTCTTCCATAGAGCGTATAGATATGTTTTTGGAACTTACAAAGTTATCAATATTTTCTCATTGCAAAAAACTTATTCTGTCTATGTTCATCGGTCAGCAGAATACAATATAGAGGATAGGTTGGCGGGATTATTCTCATGAATTTTCTTTTTTGGGAAATTTTTAGCTAAAAATTTTTTACTTCAATAGTCTTCAAAATCATTCAAAATCAAGCCCAAAAACATCATTCAAAAAACTGTTTCTATTTTTTATGTTCAAACTGACTAAAAAAATTAGTTTATTTGCCAAAAATGTTAGTATATTTGTATCAACAAGCTAACATACTTAGTATTTCTATACTTCAACCTCCAAAACTTTACACTTATGTTTCCAACAATTACCGAAAAAAATGTTTTGCTCGATTTTAGAGCTGCAAGTATGATTGTGATGATTGTCATACTTACCAATGGATTTACCTATGCCCTTTTCAACAAAAGTGCTGCTGGGGCAGGTATATCAAATGCAAATACAGAAGTAACTGAACAATTGTATCTCCTCGATCAAGCGAGTGTGTTCGTGAGCGATGTGGACAAATTTGAAAAGAAGGTACGAAAAGTTAGCAAAAAACTATCTGTTCCTGCTGAATGGCTGATGGCGGTGATGTACAGCGAATCTAAATTTGATGCGTCTGTATCGAATCACCGAGGCAGCGGCGCAACGGGTTTGATTCAATGGATGCCAACGACTGCTCAAGATTTTGACATTACGGTTGAAAAACTACGCAACCTCAATCACACCGAACAACTGGATTATGTGTATGATTACCTCGACCGTGTGCGCCGAAAATACAAACAATACGAAACACTGACCGAATTGTATTTGGCGATTTTGTATCCCAAAGCGATTGGTGAAGACTACTGCTACACGATGTATGCTCAACCTTCGGAAGCCTATAAATTGAATGTGGGTTTGGATATTGACAAAGATGGACGGGTGACGGTGAAAGATATTGACGATAGAATGAAAAAAATGTACCCAACGGCTTATATGGCGGAGCGTGAAGCGGGCAGCATGTGGAGCTTTTTGGGGATATAAACCTCTGAATTATAGACCATTTTTTTTGGAGGTCATCATCAAAATCAAACGCCCTCATTTTCTGGATAAAGAAAATGGGGGCTTTTTTGTTTTCACTCAATTTCCAATTCTAT
This genomic interval from Chitinophagales bacterium contains the following:
- a CDS encoding transglycosylase SLT domain-containing protein — its product is MFPTITEKNVLLDFRAASMIVMIVILTNGFTYALFNKSAAGAGISNANTEVTEQLYLLDQASVFVSDVDKFEKKVRKVSKKLSVPAEWLMAVMYSESKFDASVSNHRGSGATGLIQWMPTTAQDFDITVEKLRNLNHTEQLDYVYDYLDRVRRKYKQYETLTELYLAILYPKAIGEDYCYTMYAQPSEAYKLNVGLDIDKDGRVTVKDIDDRMKKMYPTAYMAEREAGSMWSFLGI